One stretch of Bordetella avium DNA includes these proteins:
- a CDS encoding DMT family transporter, translating to MQRQDFSQLLVLAAVWGGSFMFMKIAVPEFGPAALIELRVGLAALMLLPLVIARGRLGIMLRHWKAILLVGVFNAALPFLMYAYAASSLGAGFLSVSNAVTPVWGAVFGWIWFRDKLPFMRTLGLMISFLGIVVLAWDKLDFQQGGTGPAVLAAISAPLFYGIAANATKRYLSGVDALSNATGSMLAAALVLLPLAIAHWPEQAISLQAWSATILLAVLCTGIAYVVFFRLIATIGPTAAVSVTFLVPLFGMLWGVTLLGEALTANMMGGAGIILAGTALALGLIGPKPPLAKAR from the coding sequence ATGCAACGCCAAGATTTTTCCCAATTGCTTGTCCTGGCTGCCGTCTGGGGCGGCTCTTTCATGTTCATGAAGATCGCGGTGCCCGAATTCGGCCCTGCCGCACTCATTGAATTACGCGTCGGCCTGGCCGCCTTGATGCTGTTGCCCCTGGTGATCGCGCGTGGCCGCCTGGGTATTATGCTGCGCCATTGGAAAGCCATTTTGCTGGTCGGCGTTTTCAACGCCGCCCTACCCTTTCTGATGTATGCCTACGCGGCATCCTCACTGGGTGCCGGCTTTCTCTCCGTCTCCAATGCGGTCACCCCAGTCTGGGGCGCGGTCTTTGGCTGGATCTGGTTTCGCGATAAATTGCCTTTCATGCGTACCCTGGGCCTGATGATCAGCTTTTTGGGCATCGTCGTGCTGGCCTGGGACAAACTGGACTTCCAGCAGGGTGGCACAGGCCCGGCCGTGCTGGCGGCCATCTCCGCGCCGCTGTTCTATGGCATTGCCGCCAACGCCACCAAACGCTATCTGAGCGGCGTGGATGCGCTGAGCAATGCCACGGGCAGCATGCTGGCCGCAGCGCTGGTGCTGCTGCCGCTGGCCATTGCGCATTGGCCTGAACAAGCCATCTCGCTGCAAGCCTGGTCGGCTACGATTTTGCTAGCCGTGCTGTGTACCGGCATTGCCTATGTCGTGTTTTTCCGTTTGATCGCGACGATCGGGCCGACCGCAGCCGTCAGCGTCACCTTTCTAGTGCCCCTGTTTGGCATGCTCTGGGGCGTCACGCTATTGGGCGAGGCACTCACGGCTAATATGATGGGCGGCGCCGGCATCATCCTGGCAGGTACGGCTCTGGCGCTGGGCCTCATCGGTCCAAAACCCCCCTTAGCCAAAGCCCGCTGA
- a CDS encoding two-partner secretion domain-containing protein: MKPFSLARLKRLSCALSIGAYVLSGAGLGLAAMPVQAADVINIAAPNQHGLSINKVGSFNVGAAGTVLNNSTVAGQSQLAGHLQANPNLAGGQAAKNILIQSQGIGQSRLNGALESFGGNAGVIIANPNGISVNGLRPININSLTLTTGDYQAGQAGDAVFDVKRGTISVGRRGVDTSGLGYFDLVADTISLNGVIGAPNKGKSTNITLLGGQNRYHVQDDLAGKGRKRSYTALNGNKRERVVVMGTAAGSMYGSNISLLASGRGVGVKMQGLISSANDIQIDASGDVSLNKVAADGSAIVNGGKLVSIKHGVAEGDFLVTGKGDIQLDSLRTDNRLVATAGGDLDAGDVKGSQLVLTAKNLRGDTLESEGDVTISARHDAELSHVQADGMVTASVGDNVTIADALQATGDVTINAGHTVRNQGVLLGDNLSISAKDIHNADGAQITADRNISLVAGRNVSNGRGAKIAAGNDLDIVAGKEIRNVGGWLTAGGQRNLVAPIVIDQPPGSQAAVKRGKSGSDQSNRGGSTSNNGAGTGNVGSFNHYASGYGDSYGNYGYGSAGWGQPSYSSYYGGWY, translated from the coding sequence ATGAAACCCTTTTCACTCGCACGGCTCAAGCGGCTTTCCTGTGCTCTGAGCATTGGCGCTTATGTATTGAGTGGCGCCGGCCTTGGTCTTGCCGCCATGCCGGTTCAGGCCGCAGATGTCATCAATATCGCAGCGCCCAATCAACATGGTCTGTCGATCAACAAGGTTGGCAGCTTTAATGTCGGTGCCGCCGGGACGGTGCTGAACAACAGCACCGTGGCTGGCCAATCGCAGTTGGCGGGCCATTTACAGGCCAATCCGAATCTCGCGGGCGGCCAGGCTGCCAAGAATATCTTGATTCAATCGCAGGGCATCGGGCAGTCCCGCCTCAACGGTGCGCTGGAATCCTTTGGCGGGAATGCTGGGGTGATTATTGCTAACCCCAACGGCATTTCGGTAAACGGTTTGCGCCCCATCAATATCAATTCGCTGACACTGACCACGGGTGATTATCAGGCAGGCCAGGCAGGCGATGCGGTATTCGATGTCAAGCGTGGCACGATCTCGGTTGGCCGGCGCGGCGTGGACACCAGCGGGCTGGGTTATTTTGACCTTGTCGCGGATACCATCAGCCTGAACGGCGTTATTGGTGCCCCCAACAAGGGCAAGAGCACAAACATCACGCTCCTGGGCGGGCAGAACCGGTATCACGTTCAAGACGATCTGGCTGGCAAGGGCCGTAAGCGCAGCTATACCGCACTGAACGGCAACAAGCGCGAACGTGTTGTCGTCATGGGCACGGCGGCAGGCTCCATGTATGGCTCGAATATCTCCCTGCTGGCCTCGGGGCGGGGTGTCGGTGTCAAGATGCAGGGCCTGATCTCATCGGCGAATGACATTCAGATCGATGCCAGCGGTGATGTCTCGCTGAACAAAGTGGCGGCCGATGGCTCTGCGATCGTCAATGGCGGCAAGCTGGTCAGCATCAAACACGGCGTGGCCGAAGGCGATTTCCTTGTCACGGGCAAAGGCGACATCCAGCTTGATTCCCTCCGCACCGACAACCGCCTGGTGGCCACGGCTGGCGGCGATCTGGACGCCGGGGATGTCAAGGGTTCCCAGCTTGTTTTGACCGCCAAGAACCTGCGCGGCGACACCCTCGAAAGTGAGGGCGATGTCACGATCAGCGCGCGGCATGATGCCGAGCTTTCCCATGTGCAAGCGGATGGGATGGTAACCGCCAGCGTCGGGGATAACGTCACGATTGCCGATGCGCTGCAGGCCACTGGCGATGTCACGATCAATGCAGGCCATACGGTGCGCAATCAGGGGGTGCTGCTGGGTGACAACCTATCCATCTCGGCCAAGGATATTCATAATGCCGATGGCGCTCAGATCACGGCTGATCGCAATATTTCCCTGGTTGCGGGCAGAAATGTGTCCAATGGCCGGGGTGCAAAAATTGCGGCCGGAAATGATCTCGACATTGTTGCGGGTAAAGAAATTCGCAACGTCGGTGGCTGGCTGACTGCCGGGGGGCAGCGTAACTTGGTGGCTCCGATAGTGATTGACCAGCCGCCGGGTTCCCAAGCTGCGGTCAAGCGTGGTAAATCCGGCAGTGATCAGAGTAACCGCGGCGGCAGCACTAGCAACAATGGTGCTGGCACGGGCAATGTCGGCAGCTTCAACCACTATGCCAGCGGCTACGGTGACAGCTATGGCAACTACGGCTACGGCAGTGCGGGCTGGGGTCAGCCCAGCTATTCAAGCTACTACGGCGGCTGGTATTGA
- a CDS encoding CoxG family protein, with product MRIADAQWIPSPPHQTWDALFDPEVLQRCLPGCIRVIRLTDTEYAITVRAKVGGIDAEYEGELLVSDITPSESCSLAFDGKGAAAGLAIGTAQINLSPKENGTRLSYTVAAMTGGKLAALGEPAILKAGGKIVEKFFGGFIDYMAGQPRLAPPAPAPEPRALATSRWSWALAIAVIAVLVGYHTLFK from the coding sequence ATGCGCATTGCCGATGCCCAATGGATTCCTTCCCCGCCCCATCAAACGTGGGACGCGCTCTTCGACCCCGAGGTGTTGCAGCGCTGTTTGCCTGGATGCATACGGGTCATCCGCCTCACTGACACCGAGTACGCCATCACGGTGCGTGCCAAAGTCGGCGGTATCGACGCCGAATACGAGGGTGAACTTCTGGTCTCCGATATCACGCCCTCCGAAAGCTGCTCGCTGGCCTTTGACGGCAAGGGCGCCGCGGCCGGTTTGGCCATCGGCACCGCTCAGATCAACCTGTCACCTAAGGAAAACGGCACACGCCTCTCCTATACAGTGGCAGCGATGACGGGCGGCAAACTGGCGGCCCTGGGCGAACCCGCCATCCTGAAAGCGGGCGGGAAAATCGTGGAGAAATTCTTCGGCGGTTTCATCGACTACATGGCGGGCCAGCCCAGGCTGGCCCCTCCAGCGCCAGCGCCTGAGCCGCGTGCGCTGGCGACATCACGCTGGTCATGGGCCCTGGCCATCGCGGTCATCGCAGTACTGGTGGGCTATCACACCTTATTCAAATAG
- a CDS encoding MFS transporter, whose amino-acid sequence MAMVGVSATVVLAAFDSTIVSTTLPRVAQALNGMALYAWVGTGYLLATAVSIIIFGRLGDMFGRKPLMLLSVSLVALGSIACGLAQSMEQLIAFRTLQGVGGGMMIATAFAAPADLFPDARERVRWMALVSAAFAMASGIGPALGGIATQALGWRAAFFIAPIAAAIALFLLARYFPRIKPAQSGKVDWIGSILLIIIVGAPLAAMELAFAPGDDARPGLAAVLAIAAVIAACCLPRYERRLASPIFPMRILAGPEPRLLNLAAVMVGATMFILVFYSPLILQQELGYSPSEAGLLLTPLVAAISLGSIINGHMFPKQNEPQRLMVFGGLLLAAGSAMVLGFSQGTSPWWIISAFAVNGVALGFLLPNLTLFMQMLSERRDVGVASALVQTTRAVGSAAGTALVGIAISHTSVATGVRIGLTLCVVLSLFAAVIAHRVKMKNAVTRRS is encoded by the coding sequence ATGGCCATGGTGGGAGTATCCGCCACTGTAGTGTTGGCGGCGTTTGACTCCACCATCGTCAGCACGACGCTGCCGCGTGTAGCCCAAGCCCTGAACGGTATGGCGCTTTATGCCTGGGTCGGCACGGGTTACCTGCTTGCCACGGCAGTATCCATTATCATCTTCGGCCGCCTGGGCGATATGTTCGGGCGCAAGCCGCTGATGCTGCTATCGGTTTCTTTGGTAGCGCTAGGCTCCATTGCCTGTGGATTGGCGCAGTCCATGGAGCAGTTGATCGCGTTCCGTACCCTACAGGGGGTGGGCGGCGGCATGATGATCGCCACCGCCTTCGCCGCGCCTGCGGATCTGTTTCCCGATGCACGAGAACGGGTGCGTTGGATGGCCTTGGTATCCGCTGCATTCGCCATGGCCAGCGGTATCGGGCCCGCACTTGGCGGCATCGCGACCCAGGCGCTGGGCTGGCGCGCCGCCTTCTTCATTGCGCCCATCGCCGCGGCGATTGCGCTATTTCTGCTGGCGCGCTATTTCCCACGCATAAAGCCAGCCCAAAGCGGCAAAGTCGATTGGATAGGCAGCATTCTGCTCATCATCATCGTTGGCGCGCCGCTCGCAGCGATGGAGCTGGCTTTCGCGCCAGGCGACGACGCACGCCCCGGACTGGCGGCGGTATTGGCGATCGCGGCCGTGATTGCGGCCTGCTGCTTGCCGCGCTATGAACGACGGCTCGCATCGCCGATTTTTCCAATGCGCATTCTCGCGGGCCCGGAGCCGCGCTTGCTGAACCTGGCCGCCGTAATGGTGGGCGCCACCATGTTCATCCTGGTGTTCTACAGCCCCTTGATCCTGCAGCAAGAACTGGGGTACAGCCCCAGCGAGGCCGGACTGCTGCTCACACCCCTGGTAGCGGCCATTTCGCTGGGCAGCATCATCAATGGCCACATGTTCCCCAAACAAAACGAACCGCAACGCCTGATGGTATTTGGCGGGCTACTCCTGGCGGCCGGCTCGGCCATGGTGCTGGGCTTCAGCCAAGGCACGTCGCCCTGGTGGATTATTTCGGCCTTCGCGGTCAACGGCGTCGCGCTGGGCTTCTTACTGCCCAACCTGACCCTGTTCATGCAAATGCTGAGCGAACGTCGCGACGTCGGCGTCGCGTCCGCCCTGGTACAGACGACCCGCGCCGTCGGCAGCGCGGCCGGCACAGCGCTGGTCGGCATCGCCATTTCGCATACCTCCGTCGCGACCGGTGTACGCATTGGTCTTACACTATGCGTCGTGCTGTCCCTCTTCGCGGCCGTGATCGCACACAGAGTCAAGATGAAAAACGCTGTGACCCGCCGCTCCTGA